The window TCAACACCTATTTTAGTTGAAAATGCATCAGAGAAATCACGAATAGCTACGCCTTTAGCATGAAATAATTGTGTTTTTTGTTCTACTTTCAATCCGCCTAAATCAAATTGATCAGTATTCAGTGTGTAGCTTAAGCCCCCTGTAAAACTCCACTCCTCATTCTTAATTTGCTTGAATGATAGCTGCCCTACATTATAGTTATTATTAATTTTTATTAAATCACCTCTACCAAGCTCACCTGGCTCAGCTTGCCAAATCTCCATCCCACTTGATTCTGTTTGAAAAAATGCTTTAAGCATTCCGCTATTCCCCCATTGTTGCCTCCCTAATATTGAAGCATCCCAACTATGAGGAGCTCTTTCCCAATCAAAGTTCTGATTGATAAGGTTCTGATATGGCCCTAAATCAAAAAAGTTTGCATTAGCACTAATACTGTTTCTTTTGCCTACCAATGTTTGGGAAAGACCACCGCCTAAAGACATCAGACTGATATCTGCCTGACTTCTCACTGGCATATCAATACTGTTTAAAACTAAAGCAGAGGATAACGCTTGCCCGTATTCAGCTGAATATCCTCCAGTTGAGAAGAATGAACCCTTAAACATATTAGGACTAAAGCGAGTCCGACTAGGTACATTGTTAGCAGTGGTACCAAAAGCATTATTTACTTTCAAGCCGTCTATAAAAATGGCGGTTTCAGACGCATCACCACCTCTAACAAACAACCTTCCATCATTACCCACATTGCTGGTTCCTGGTAAAGTTTGGAAAGCTCCTACGATATCGCCAATTGCTGATGGCGTAGTAACAATATCAATTGGTTTTAAAACGACTGCCTTTTTTACATCAGAAGCTTCCATTCCTCCTGCAGTAATGGTTACAGCTTTCATTTGGTCGATAGCTTCTTTTAATGATGTATTAATTACTATTTCATTTCCTTCAAGTGTGATAGTATGTAATTCTTTTTTAAAGCCTACTGACTGAAATGCTAATTGGTGGGAGCCGGTCAATTCGGTTTCAAATTGAAATTCTCCATTTTTAGAAGATGATGTTCCTTCATAAGTTCCCTCAATAAAA is drawn from Marivirga arenosa and contains these coding sequences:
- a CDS encoding TonB-dependent receptor, which encodes MKTLTTLTIIILFPFCLLGQTILKGKVTDKNNEALPGVNIFIEGTYEGTSSSKNGEFQFETELTGSHQLAFQSVGFKKELHTITLEGNEIVINTSLKEAIDQMKAVTITAGGMEASDVKKAVVLKPIDIVTTPSAIGDIVGAFQTLPGTSNVGNDGRLFVRGGDASETAIFIDGLKVNNAFGTTANNVPSRTRFSPNMFKGSFFSTGGYSAEYGQALSSALVLNSIDMPVRSQADISLMSLGGGLSQTLVGKRNSISANANFFDLGPYQNLINQNFDWERAPHSWDASILGRQQWGNSGMLKAFFQTESSGMEIWQAEPGELGRGDLIKINNNYNVGQLSFKQIKNEEWSFTGGLSYTLNTDQFDLGGLKVEQKTQLFHAKGVAIRDFSDAFSTKIGVETFWNKYDEALLDENQSRGFEDPQANAFVESDYYISNDLILRGGLRAGYSNLINEQWIDPRASLSYKFQHEGQISLAYGKFSQLAESKYRVVNNSIGNTEATHYILNYFIHKNSRTFRAEAFHKDYDNLLTFDGADMNLSNISLNGFGKASGFDVFYRDRKSIKNTDFWISYSFVDSKRKFAHYESEVQPSFAPKHNASLVVKHFVSSLNSQFGGSFSVNDGFAYTNPNFEGEQNQRTKSFQSLSLSWSYLPKPNLIIHFACNNVLGRENQFGFDYANQANEQGIFASSPVGQAAPRFLFLGVFLTLSTDKNANQLNNL